The following proteins come from a genomic window of Mariniflexile sp. TRM1-10:
- the deoC gene encoding deoxyribose-phosphate aldolase, whose product MDIPKYIDYSLLKATSSERDVINLCHEAKLNNFYAICINTTYVALAKQLLENTDIKVSAVVGFPLGAMSTAAKVFEAKKAIEDGADEIEMVMNLGYLKSKNYVSVLKDIVDVKIAIKNTPLKLILEISELNKNEIIKACNICLDAKVDVIKTSSGFSKGGATLTATKIIKKTIRDRAQIMVSGGIDDFDTAIKYLEAGADRIETSTNINNIKTPSSSLQNRNVKVYRKYLEAAQKESVLETNTASYNG is encoded by the coding sequence ATGGATATACCCAAATATATTGACTATTCATTATTAAAAGCAACATCCTCCGAACGTGATGTTATAAACCTTTGCCACGAAGCTAAACTGAATAATTTTTACGCCATTTGCATCAACACCACTTATGTGGCATTAGCAAAACAACTTCTAGAAAACACAGATATAAAAGTATCTGCTGTTGTTGGTTTTCCACTAGGAGCCATGTCTACTGCCGCCAAGGTTTTTGAAGCAAAAAAAGCGATTGAAGACGGTGCCGATGAAATTGAAATGGTTATGAATTTAGGATATCTTAAAAGCAAAAATTACGTATCGGTTTTAAAAGATATTGTCGATGTAAAAATAGCCATAAAAAATACGCCTTTAAAGTTGATTTTAGAGATTTCCGAATTAAACAAAAACGAAATTATCAAAGCCTGTAATATCTGCTTAGATGCTAAGGTAGATGTTATTAAAACTTCCAGCGGCTTTTCAAAAGGAGGAGCTACGTTAACCGCTACAAAAATCATCAAAAAGACCATAAGAGATCGAGCCCAAATAATGGTTTCTGGTGGTATAGATGACTTTGATACAGCTATTAAATACCTAGAAGCTGGTGCCGATAGAATTGAAACCTCAACCAATATCAACAATATAAAAACACCCAGCAGCTCACTTCAAAATAGAAATGTAAAAGTCTATAGAAAATATTTGGAAGCTGCCCAAAAAGAAAGTGTTCTGGAAACCAATACAGCAAGCTACAATGGGTAA
- the deoC gene encoding deoxyribose-phosphate aldolase, whose translation MKHLSSYIDHTLLKATATKSAIIQLCNEAKQYQFHAVCVNSCYVTLAKNQLKNSEVSVCCVVGFPLGAISTQAKVAETKQALKDGADEIDMVLNIGLLKSKDFDAVGKDIEAVKKCMPHQTLKVILETCYLEDLEIINASKLAVQSGADFLKTSTGFGTGGATFHDINLMKSVANGNVKIKASGGIKDYQTALEYINLGVERLGTSSGIAIVTGETSTENNY comes from the coding sequence ATGAAACACTTAAGTAGTTATATAGATCACACACTTTTAAAAGCAACAGCCACAAAAAGCGCTATTATACAGCTTTGTAACGAAGCAAAGCAATACCAATTCCATGCTGTCTGTGTCAATTCCTGTTATGTAACATTGGCCAAAAACCAACTAAAAAACAGCGAAGTAAGCGTGTGTTGCGTTGTTGGATTTCCTTTAGGCGCTATAAGTACCCAAGCCAAAGTAGCCGAGACAAAACAAGCTTTAAAGGATGGTGCAGATGAAATTGATATGGTATTGAACATTGGTTTACTAAAAAGCAAAGATTTTGATGCCGTTGGGAAAGATATCGAAGCGGTAAAAAAATGCATGCCACATCAAACTTTAAAAGTCATTTTAGAGACATGTTATCTTGAAGATCTCGAAATAATTAATGCCAGTAAATTGGCTGTACAGAGTGGCGCCGATTTTTTAAAAACCTCAACTGGTTTTGGAACCGGAGGAGCCACTTTTCACGACATAAATCTCATGAAAAGTGTCGCCAATGGAAACGTGAAAATTAAAGCCTCTGGAGGCATAAAAGACTATCAAACAGCATTGGAATATATTAATTTAGGTGTCGAACGCTTAGGAACCTCTTCTGGAATTGCCATAGTTACAGGAGAAACCTCAACAGAAAACAACTATTAA
- the deoD gene encoding purine-nucleoside phosphorylase — MSIHIEAKKGDIAETILLPGDPLRAKWIAETFFENPICFNQIRGMLGYTGTYNNKRVSVMGTGMGVPSISIYAHELIAEYDVKNLIRVGSAGSYQSHVKIRDIVLAMAASSNSGVNEIRFSGADYAPTANFELFQKAVEAAKSKNIAIKAGNVFTSDEFYADDFESYKKWSKFGVLCVEMETAGLYTVAAKHRVNALSILTISDSLVTGERITSKERETTFKDMIEVALELA, encoded by the coding sequence ATGAGCATACACATAGAAGCAAAAAAAGGCGATATTGCGGAAACCATCTTATTGCCAGGAGATCCATTACGAGCTAAATGGATTGCGGAAACGTTTTTTGAAAACCCTATTTGCTTCAACCAAATACGAGGCATGTTAGGCTACACAGGAACTTACAACAACAAACGTGTATCGGTTATGGGAACGGGCATGGGCGTACCTTCTATCTCAATTTATGCTCACGAACTTATAGCCGAATATGATGTAAAAAACTTAATTCGCGTTGGTAGCGCAGGTTCATACCAAAGCCATGTGAAAATTAGAGATATTGTATTGGCTATGGCGGCATCATCAAATTCCGGGGTAAATGAAATACGCTTTAGTGGTGCAGACTATGCGCCCACTGCCAATTTCGAACTATTTCAAAAAGCTGTTGAAGCTGCAAAATCTAAAAACATCGCTATTAAAGCTGGCAATGTTTTCACATCAGACGAGTTTTATGCTGATGATTTTGAATCCTATAAAAAATGGTCTAAGTTTGGAGTCCTTTGTGTTGAAATGGAGACTGCTGGCCTATATACGGTAGCGGCAAAACATCGTGTCAATGCGTTGAGTATTTTAACAATTTCAGATTCTTTGGTAACGGGTGAGCGAATTACTTCCAAAGAACGGGAAACCACCTTTAAGGACATGATTGAAGTAGCTCTGGAACTCGCCTAG
- a CDS encoding 5-oxoprolinase subunit C family protein, whose translation MRYGVIKVLSPGLYSSIQDLGRMGFQQYGVPYSGVMDAYSAALANHVLGNEESAAVIEMSMTGATLQFNRETCICISGADMSPKLNDNPIHLNKIIKVNAGDVLSFGKLNIGFRSYLAVLGGFKTEKVMDSRSMYKGITERFKLSKNNELKILINDLFTESKNALIKVKNEHFITKDIAVYKGPEFDFLSKDQQAFLLQNEFTISKDNSRMAYQLSEPLENNLEPIITSAVLPGTVQLTPSGKLIILMRDCQTTGGYPRVLQLKESAISVLAQKFTGSAIHFKWV comes from the coding sequence GTGAGGTATGGCGTGATTAAAGTGTTGAGCCCGGGGTTATATTCAAGCATTCAAGATTTAGGGCGTATGGGCTTTCAGCAGTATGGTGTGCCCTATTCGGGAGTTATGGATGCGTATTCGGCAGCATTAGCTAACCATGTTTTAGGTAACGAGGAAAGCGCTGCGGTTATTGAAATGAGTATGACGGGTGCTACACTTCAATTTAACAGAGAGACATGTATTTGTATTTCAGGTGCAGATATGTCGCCCAAATTGAACGATAACCCTATCCATCTTAATAAAATTATAAAAGTAAATGCAGGAGACGTGTTATCTTTTGGTAAATTGAATATAGGGTTCCGTAGTTATTTAGCTGTTTTGGGTGGTTTTAAAACTGAAAAAGTAATGGATAGCAGAAGTATGTATAAAGGCATTACCGAGCGATTTAAACTTTCTAAAAATAATGAATTGAAAATTCTTATAAATGATTTATTTACAGAGTCTAAAAACGCTTTAATTAAAGTAAAAAACGAACATTTTATAACTAAAGATATAGCTGTTTATAAAGGCCCTGAATTTGATTTCTTATCTAAGGATCAGCAAGCATTTTTGCTTCAAAATGAATTTACCATTTCAAAAGATAATAGCCGCATGGCATATCAACTTTCAGAACCTTTGGAAAACAATCTAGAGCCTATTATAACATCGGCGGTACTGCCGGGAACGGTTCAATTAACACCTTCTGGTAAACTGATTATTTTAATGCGCGATTGCCAAACAACAGGCGGTTATCCCAGAGTGCTTCAGCTAAAAGAATCGGCTATTAGTGTTTTGGCTCAAAAGTTTACTGGAAGTGCCATACATTTTAAATGGGTCTAG
- the pxpB gene encoding 5-oxoprolinase subunit PxpB, which translates to MAFNLTYKPFGERSILAEWPAVIDETILKDIIAFKTVIEKKNIKSIVELKLAYNSLLIIYDSICRNFKNEVNHLETLYKSLKSHDDSVSVLWKIPVCYDAVFAIDLEAISLEKKLSKETIIKQHSQAVYTVYFIGFLPGFLYLGGLEESLYVPRKSTPRLQIEKGAVAIGGNQTGVYPTVSPGGWNVIGNSPIDFFNPKLEQPCFAKAGDKIVFEPISLNEYKDIKALVEAGVYKLESEVWRD; encoded by the coding sequence ATGGCCTTCAATCTTACATATAAACCGTTTGGTGAGCGTTCTATTTTGGCGGAATGGCCAGCGGTTATTGATGAAACAATCCTAAAAGATATTATTGCGTTTAAAACGGTTATAGAGAAAAAAAATATTAAATCTATTGTTGAATTAAAGCTTGCATATAACTCGTTATTAATTATTTATGATTCTATTTGTAGGAATTTCAAAAATGAGGTAAACCATCTTGAAACTTTATACAAATCGTTAAAATCACATGATGACAGTGTGTCAGTTTTATGGAAAATCCCAGTATGCTATGATGCTGTTTTTGCGATTGATTTAGAGGCGATTTCTTTGGAAAAAAAACTATCAAAAGAAACCATTATTAAGCAACATTCCCAAGCTGTTTATACCGTTTATTTTATTGGTTTTTTACCCGGATTTTTATATTTGGGTGGTTTGGAAGAATCGCTCTATGTTCCCAGAAAATCAACTCCAAGGTTGCAAATTGAAAAAGGCGCAGTAGCTATTGGAGGTAACCAAACGGGCGTTTACCCAACGGTGAGCCCTGGAGGTTGGAATGTTATAGGCAATTCGCCTATCGATTTTTTTAATCCGAAATTAGAGCAACCCTGTTTTGCAAAAGCAGGCGATAAGATTGTTTTTGAACCCATTTCTTTAAATGAATACAAAGATATTAAGGCTTTAGTAGAAGCTGGCGTATATAAATTAGAAAGTGAGGTATGGCGTGATTAA
- the pxpA gene encoding 5-oxoprolinase subunit PxpA, giving the protein MQIQSVDINVDVGEGIGNESLLMPYVSSCNIACGGHAGNSKTMRKVVELAKQHRIKIGAHPSFPDVKNFGRKPMDMPCVALFTSLKEQISNLMTIVQEENALLHHVKPHGALYNMAVKDTKIATTIIEVMKSIALPVKLYVPYKSVIETLALQNNIPVTYEAFADRNYNDDLTLVSRSENNALIHDSDAMFEHVFRMIDKRKVKTVTGTEAAIKAETFCVHGDHLHAEELLKKLRMNLETVGIKIL; this is encoded by the coding sequence GTGCAAATCCAAAGTGTTGATATAAATGTAGATGTAGGAGAAGGCATTGGCAACGAATCGCTATTAATGCCTTATGTATCGTCATGCAATATTGCTTGTGGCGGACACGCAGGCAACAGTAAAACCATGCGTAAAGTGGTTGAACTAGCAAAACAGCACCGCATTAAAATAGGAGCCCATCCTTCCTTTCCTGATGTGAAAAATTTTGGTAGAAAACCAATGGATATGCCCTGTGTAGCCTTGTTTACCTCATTAAAAGAGCAAATAAGTAATTTAATGACCATTGTGCAAGAAGAAAACGCCCTATTGCATCATGTGAAGCCTCACGGCGCCTTGTATAATATGGCGGTTAAAGATACTAAAATTGCGACTACCATTATTGAAGTCATGAAAAGTATAGCGCTACCAGTAAAACTTTATGTGCCTTATAAGTCGGTTATTGAAACCTTGGCACTTCAAAATAATATCCCTGTTACATACGAAGCATTTGCCGATAGAAATTATAATGATGACTTAACCTTGGTATCCCGTAGTGAAAATAATGCGCTTATTCATGATTCTGATGCGATGTTTGAACATGTGTTTCGTATGATTGATAAACGGAAAGTAAAAACAGTTACTGGAACAGAAGCGGCTATAAAAGCAGAAACTTTTTGTGTGCATGGCGATCATTTGCATGCGGAAGAATTACTTAAAAAATTACGTATGAATTTGGAAACGGTAGGCATTAAAATCTTGTAA
- a CDS encoding DUF2891 domain-containing protein, producing MKYYSFLLVVLIFSCNNSQKQSTIPEIKQETIPILNLEQANKLAQLPLHCINIEYPNRLSQTLGSAADLKSPNTLHPAFYGCFDWHSSVHGHWSLVSLLKQFPDLENAKAIEQCLLQNISKENIQTEVAYFLGNHNKSFERTYGWAWLLKLAEALHTWDSETARQLESNLQPLTDLVVGKYIEFLPKLNYPIRVGEHPNTAFGLSFAWDYASTINNTALKLIIEQRAKDFYLSDTDCPITWEPGGTDFLSPCLEEAALMKRILTKETFKPWLDEFLPQLKNKSFILETGKVSDRNDGSLVHLDGVNFSRAWCLNTIAENLPEYKHLKNMANQHINYSLPSIFEDSYEGGHWLGSFAIYALNTVSK from the coding sequence ATGAAATACTATTCATTTTTATTAGTTGTTTTAATTTTCAGTTGCAACAATTCACAAAAGCAATCTACAATTCCAGAAATCAAACAAGAAACAATACCCATTCTAAATTTAGAACAAGCAAATAAGTTGGCACAATTACCTTTGCATTGTATAAATATCGAATATCCAAATCGATTATCACAAACCTTGGGAAGCGCTGCCGATTTGAAATCGCCTAACACCTTACATCCGGCGTTTTACGGCTGTTTCGATTGGCATTCCTCGGTACATGGGCATTGGAGTCTGGTAAGTTTGTTAAAACAGTTTCCAGACCTAGAAAACGCCAAAGCCATTGAGCAATGCTTGCTTCAAAACATATCCAAAGAAAATATCCAAACCGAAGTAGCTTATTTTTTAGGCAATCACAACAAATCGTTTGAGCGGACCTATGGATGGGCGTGGTTATTAAAATTAGCTGAAGCATTGCATACTTGGGATAGTGAAACAGCAAGACAATTAGAAAGTAATTTGCAGCCCTTAACCGATTTGGTTGTTGGGAAATATATCGAGTTTCTACCCAAGTTAAATTACCCCATTCGGGTAGGCGAGCACCCAAATACAGCATTCGGGTTAAGTTTTGCGTGGGATTATGCTAGTACGATAAATAACACCGCTTTAAAATTAATCATCGAGCAACGCGCAAAGGATTTTTATTTATCAGATACAGACTGTCCAATTACTTGGGAACCTGGTGGTACCGATTTTTTATCACCATGTTTAGAAGAAGCGGCGTTAATGAAACGTATTCTGACTAAAGAAACGTTTAAACCATGGTTAGATGAATTTTTACCACAATTGAAAAATAAAAGCTTTATATTAGAAACTGGAAAGGTTTCCGATAGAAATGATGGCAGTTTGGTGCATTTAGATGGTGTCAATTTTTCTCGAGCTTGGTGTTTAAATACCATTGCGGAAAACTTGCCAGAGTATAAACACTTAAAAAATATGGCGAATCAGCATATTAATTATTCATTACCTAGTATTTTTGAAGATAGCTACGAAGGTGGACATTGGCTGGGTAGTTTTGCTATTTATGCATTGAACACTGTTTCTAAATAA
- a CDS encoding ATP-binding cassette domain-containing protein yields the protein MKNHIAIYISNNDDKLLLIERIVSGDILVDLKGLNHALFSEITLNKFIEEEIVHGHFDVVTETKNSLLQSSEGERKKALLDYIILQNPDYIIADNVFGNLDVEKQAVIKETFTKLSNKTTIVQITNRKEDILSFVHKTYKLQAGVLVEFNQIESSKTTNSITFVEGLPQPYRPISEHINPLVKFNKVSVTYNERPIITDISWEIKQGEFWQLMGANGSGKSTMLSMIFGDNPKAYGQDITLFGIKKGSGESVWDIKRKIGYFSSEMLRGFKRLDSIANMIVSGFFDSVGLYKEPTNEQIKITEQWLHVLQMYTIRKQNFLELSRGHQRLVLIARAMVKHPPLLILDEPTNGLDDFDAKLFTELINKIATETDTAILYVSHRKEAGLNPDFIFELRPSGMGSIGKQIK from the coding sequence TTGAAAAATCACATAGCCATATATATATCCAATAACGACGATAAGCTTCTGCTTATAGAACGCATTGTTTCTGGTGACATTCTTGTTGATTTAAAAGGCTTAAACCACGCACTTTTTTCTGAAATAACCTTAAATAAGTTTATAGAAGAAGAGATTGTTCATGGGCATTTTGATGTTGTTACCGAAACAAAAAACAGCTTATTACAGTCATCTGAAGGCGAACGCAAAAAAGCCCTGTTGGATTATATTATTTTACAAAACCCCGATTATATTATTGCAGACAATGTTTTTGGCAATTTAGATGTAGAAAAGCAAGCTGTAATTAAAGAAACGTTTACCAAGTTAAGTAATAAAACAACTATTGTTCAAATTACAAATAGAAAAGAAGATATTTTATCTTTTGTACACAAAACCTATAAGTTACAAGCCGGTGTTTTGGTAGAATTCAATCAGATTGAATCTTCAAAAACAACCAATTCGATAACTTTTGTTGAAGGATTGCCGCAACCATACCGTCCTATTTCAGAGCATATCAATCCGTTAGTGAAATTTAACAAGGTGTCCGTAACTTACAATGAACGCCCTATTATTACTGATATTTCTTGGGAAATTAAACAAGGCGAATTTTGGCAATTAATGGGCGCTAATGGTTCGGGTAAAAGTACCATGTTAAGTATGATTTTTGGCGATAACCCAAAAGCTTATGGGCAAGATATTACCTTATTTGGTATAAAAAAGGGGAGTGGTGAAAGTGTTTGGGATATCAAAAGAAAGATTGGTTATTTTTCATCAGAAATGTTACGTGGTTTTAAACGATTGGATTCTATAGCAAACATGATAGTTTCTGGTTTTTTCGATTCGGTTGGACTTTATAAAGAACCTACTAATGAACAGATAAAAATTACAGAACAATGGCTTCATGTTTTGCAGATGTATACTATTAGAAAGCAAAACTTTTTAGAATTATCAAGAGGACATCAACGCTTGGTATTAATAGCCAGGGCCATGGTAAAACACCCACCTTTGCTTATTTTAGATGAGCCCACAAACGGACTTGACGATTTTGATGCAAAACTGTTTACCGAACTTATAAATAAAATAGCAACAGAAACCGACACCGCTATTTTGTACGTCTCGCATCGTAAAGAAGCTGGGTTAAACCCCGATTTTATTTTTGAATTAAGACCTAGCGGAATGGGGTCTATAGGAAAACAAATTAAGTAA
- a CDS encoding BadF/BadG/BcrA/BcrD ATPase family protein, translated as MILIVDSGSTKSDWIAVDSNGKQLIEKLRTKGLNPEILKEDKLKKIIKKHPDLKAHKLEVTHVFFYGAGCGTDRGKEAVYNVLKGVFINAVIKVEEDTMAAVYGTITHDTEAAVVCILGTGSNCSYFDGKQLHQRVQSLGYILMDDASGNYYGKELIREYYFNQMPEDIKVSFASKYNLEADYIKYNIYKQPNPNAYLANFAEFMFLNKDSQYIVELIKKGIRSFVNNMIMQYKEEIKTVPVHFAGSIAYFAQEEIKAVAQEMGFTVGNFERRPIEGLVAFHIKNL; from the coding sequence ATGATTTTAATTGTTGATAGCGGCTCTACAAAAAGTGATTGGATTGCTGTAGATAGTAATGGTAAACAACTTATAGAAAAGTTGCGCACAAAAGGTCTTAATCCCGAAATTTTAAAAGAAGACAAGCTAAAGAAAATAATTAAAAAACACCCCGATTTAAAGGCGCACAAACTTGAAGTTACGCATGTATTCTTTTATGGTGCGGGTTGTGGCACAGACAGAGGTAAAGAAGCCGTTTATAATGTTTTAAAAGGCGTATTTATAAACGCTGTTATAAAAGTTGAAGAAGATACTATGGCTGCTGTTTATGGCACCATTACCCACGATACAGAAGCTGCCGTTGTTTGTATTTTAGGGACAGGCTCCAATTGTAGCTATTTTGATGGTAAGCAACTGCACCAACGCGTACAGTCTTTAGGATATATTTTAATGGATGATGCCTCGGGAAATTATTACGGTAAAGAATTAATTAGGGAGTACTATTTTAATCAAATGCCAGAAGATATTAAAGTATCTTTTGCTAGCAAATACAATTTAGAAGCCGATTATATTAAATATAATATTTACAAACAGCCCAACCCCAATGCCTATTTAGCAAACTTTGCAGAGTTTATGTTTTTAAATAAAGATTCGCAGTACATTGTAGAGCTTATAAAAAAAGGCATCCGCAGTTTTGTAAACAATATGATCATGCAGTACAAAGAAGAAATAAAAACCGTTCCTGTGCATTTTGCAGGTTCTATAGCCTATTTTGCGCAAGAAGAAATTAAAGCCGTTGCACAGGAAATGGGCTTTACGGTAGGTAATTTTGAACGCAGACCTATTGAGGGATTGGTTGCCTTTCATATTAAAAACTTATAA
- the gap gene encoding type I glyceraldehyde-3-phosphate dehydrogenase → MSKLKLGINGFGRIGRIAFRVAANRPDIEIVGINDLLDVEHLAYLLKYDSVHGRFNGTVEVKNGNLVVNGNEIRITAERNPEDLKWDAVGAEVVLDCTGIFTTLEGAQKHITAGAKKVAISAPSADAPMFVMGVNHDKITAEHTIVSNASCTTNCLAPLAKVINDNFGIVEGLMTTVHATTATQLTVDGPSRKDWRGGRSALANIIPSSTGAAKAVGKVIPELNGKLTGMAFRVPTPDVSVVDLTVRTEKAASWAEVKAALKKASENELKGILGYTEEAVVSQDFVSESMTSIFDADASIALNDNFFKLVSWYDNEFGYSTKLVDLAQHISKV, encoded by the coding sequence ATGTCAAAATTAAAATTAGGAATTAACGGGTTTGGAAGAATAGGTAGAATAGCTTTTAGAGTAGCTGCAAACAGACCAGATATTGAAATTGTTGGAATTAACGATTTATTAGATGTAGAGCATTTAGCTTACTTATTAAAATACGATTCAGTTCATGGACGTTTTAACGGTACCGTTGAAGTAAAAAACGGAAACTTAGTAGTAAACGGAAACGAAATTAGAATTACTGCAGAACGTAACCCAGAAGATTTAAAATGGGATGCCGTTGGAGCAGAAGTTGTATTAGATTGTACAGGTATCTTCACAACTTTAGAAGGTGCGCAAAAACACATTACTGCTGGAGCTAAAAAAGTAGCAATTTCAGCACCATCGGCTGATGCGCCTATGTTTGTAATGGGAGTAAACCACGATAAAATAACTGCAGAACATACGATTGTATCTAATGCATCTTGTACTACAAACTGTTTAGCGCCTTTAGCTAAAGTTATTAACGATAACTTTGGTATCGTAGAAGGTTTAATGACAACAGTACACGCTACAACTGCAACACAATTAACAGTTGATGGACCTTCAAGAAAAGACTGGAGAGGTGGTCGTAGTGCTTTAGCAAACATCATTCCTTCATCTACAGGTGCAGCAAAAGCCGTAGGTAAAGTAATTCCAGAATTAAACGGTAAATTAACTGGTATGGCATTTAGAGTTCCGACTCCAGATGTATCTGTAGTTGATTTAACTGTTAGAACAGAAAAAGCTGCTTCTTGGGCAGAAGTTAAAGCTGCATTGAAAAAAGCTTCAGAAAACGAATTAAAAGGTATCTTGGGTTACACTGAAGAAGCAGTAGTATCTCAAGATTTTGTTTCAGAATCTATGACAAGTATTTTTGATGCCGATGCAAGTATTGCGCTTAACGATAATTTCTTTAAATTAGTCTCTTGGTATGACAATGAGTTTGGTTATTCAACGAAGTTAGTTGATTTGGCACAACACATCAGTAAAGTGTAA
- the pfkA gene encoding 6-phosphofructokinase: MSKPIKKIAVLTSGGDSPGMNAAIRAVVRTCAYHNIECLGVYRGYEGLIEGDFEQMNARSVKGIINKGGTFLKSARSKEFRTIEGRQKAYHKLIEAEIDGLVTIGGDGTFTGAMIFNHEFGFPVMGIPGTIDNDIVGTSHTLGFDTALNTVVDAIDKIRDTASSHNRLFFVEVMGRDVGHIALNAGIAGGAEEILIPEEDLGLERLVESLNRSRKSGKTSSIVIVAEGDKIGKNIFQLKDYVDENMEGYDVRVSVLGHMQRGGAPSCFDRVLASRMGVKAVESLLEGKTNYMVGLMNGKMELTPLEQAIKGKSKINLELLRVSDIMST, translated from the coding sequence ATGTCAAAACCAATCAAAAAAATAGCAGTTTTAACTTCTGGAGGCGATTCTCCAGGAATGAATGCAGCCATTCGTGCTGTCGTTAGAACATGCGCTTATCATAATATAGAATGTCTTGGTGTTTACCGTGGCTATGAAGGCTTAATAGAAGGCGATTTCGAACAAATGAATGCGCGAAGCGTCAAAGGTATTATAAACAAAGGCGGTACATTTTTAAAATCGGCACGTTCAAAAGAGTTTAGGACCATAGAAGGCAGACAAAAAGCCTACCATAAATTAATTGAAGCAGAAATAGATGGATTGGTAACCATAGGTGGCGATGGTACATTTACGGGAGCCATGATATTTAACCATGAGTTCGGCTTTCCTGTAATGGGAATACCCGGAACTATAGACAATGATATTGTTGGTACCTCACATACTTTAGGTTTCGACACCGCTTTAAACACCGTTGTAGATGCCATTGATAAAATCAGGGATACAGCAAGTTCACACAACAGGCTATTCTTTGTGGAAGTTATGGGACGCGATGTAGGGCATATAGCTTTAAATGCAGGTATTGCTGGAGGTGCAGAAGAAATATTAATACCAGAAGAAGATTTAGGGTTGGAAAGATTGGTAGAATCTTTAAACAGAAGTAGAAAATCTGGCAAAACATCAAGCATTGTAATTGTTGCAGAAGGTGATAAAATTGGAAAAAATATTTTTCAATTAAAAGACTATGTCGATGAAAACATGGAAGGGTACGACGTACGTGTATCGGTGCTTGGGCACATGCAACGTGGCGGTGCACCATCATGTTTCGATCGTGTTTTGGCAAGCAGAATGGGGGTTAAAGCCGTTGAGTCTTTATTAGAAGGAAAAACCAATTATATGGTTGGTTTGATGAACGGTAAAATGGAACTAACACCATTAGAACAAGCCATAAAAGGGAAATCAAAAATAAATTTAGAATTATTGCGTGTCTCAGACATTATGAGCACTTAA